The Streptomyces sp. NBC_01353 genome contains a region encoding:
- a CDS encoding universal stress protein — MADATEHLGLGRVVVGVDGSPSASAALEWATAEAVLRGSGLWLVHATGNDALSRTEIDRSRRAGLELLDRTAETVAARHPELTVVKELSDGSPSDSLRSAASLSGTIVVGHRGRGGFSSLLLGSVGLEVTAGATTPVVVVRGAAERAESGAVLAAVRDENDLGCARAAAREAMLRRAPLRLLHVWGTAPYNGVQAALRNGSRESAEHLDVVPNVVERLHEEFPALKLQAEGEGSRSVPGALVEASRDADLLVCGGRRSPGYLGPTLGRITLSLVQHAHCPVELIPRYGPGHGSTS, encoded by the coding sequence ATGGCGGACGCCACGGAGCATCTGGGCCTCGGCAGGGTCGTCGTGGGTGTGGACGGATCGCCGTCCGCAAGCGCGGCGCTGGAGTGGGCGACGGCAGAGGCCGTCCTACGGGGAAGCGGTCTGTGGCTCGTCCATGCGACCGGCAATGACGCACTATCCCGCACGGAGATCGACCGGAGCCGGCGAGCCGGCTTGGAACTGCTCGACCGGACCGCGGAGACGGTCGCCGCTCGCCACCCCGAACTGACCGTCGTCAAGGAACTCAGCGACGGCTCGCCCTCCGACAGTCTGCGCAGTGCCGCCTCGCTGAGCGGCACCATCGTCGTCGGGCACCGAGGTCGAGGCGGGTTCTCCTCCCTCCTCCTCGGATCTGTCGGCCTCGAGGTCACCGCCGGCGCCACCACACCGGTGGTCGTCGTGCGCGGGGCGGCCGAGCGTGCCGAATCCGGGGCCGTACTTGCGGCGGTCCGGGACGAGAACGACCTCGGCTGCGCACGAGCAGCGGCCCGCGAGGCCATGCTGCGCAGGGCACCCCTGAGGCTCCTGCACGTATGGGGCACGGCCCCGTACAACGGTGTACAGGCGGCACTGCGCAACGGTTCGCGTGAGAGCGCTGAGCACCTGGACGTGGTGCCCAACGTCGTCGAACGGCTCCATGAGGAATTCCCGGCGCTGAAGCTGCAGGCCGAAGGCGAGGGGAGCCGCAGCGTGCCCGGCGCGCTCGTAGAGGCGTCCCGAGACGCCGACCTTCTGGTCTGCGGTGGCCGGCGCTCGCCCGGATATCTCGGACCGACGCTCGGCAGAATCACGCTCAGCCTGGTGCAACACGCCCACTGCCCGGTGGAGCTCATCCCCCGGTATGGCCCCGGACACGGAAGCACATCGTGA
- a CDS encoding PP2C family protein-serine/threonine phosphatase: protein MLLELTIDDRTVRLIPLLILLPAFPAMVGTVRQTACAVGWVLIVITAVLMYRPLPSSYDYGIVMVLACVLGVLCVVTCHWRIRRERELLRVRSTAVALQRQMLRPLPILTDRVIVDGLYLPVEADRLVGGDVYEVVASPYGTRLLFGDVQGKGLPAIGTAFAVLSAFREAAMREPTLTALVDNLEQAVVRHNAFAQQAGEPERFVTALVLGIDTSAETQAVNCGHLPPYLLKAAPVAPVPLGDPGVPLGVADLSAEPRTVAWFPFPPGATLISCSDGVTEARDATGAFHPLAERLGGLGEHLPLGSRRSPERRPQPPHRRRTPGRHHRARGPQDGLNDRSPQAPDTRLGGTHYDERRPSRTCRGRHRRLSRLRAGPALRPSGGPTAPDRSPRRLRLRLHQQVQRTPVA, encoded by the coding sequence GTGCTGCTGGAGTTGACGATTGACGACCGCACGGTGCGGCTCATCCCCCTGCTGATCCTGCTTCCCGCGTTTCCGGCGATGGTCGGCACAGTGCGCCAGACCGCCTGCGCGGTGGGCTGGGTTTTGATCGTCATCACCGCAGTTCTGATGTACCGGCCGCTCCCTTCGTCGTACGACTACGGGATCGTCATGGTGCTGGCCTGCGTGCTCGGCGTGCTGTGCGTGGTGACCTGCCACTGGCGGATCAGGCGGGAACGCGAACTGCTGCGCGTCCGGTCCACGGCTGTCGCTCTCCAACGGCAGATGCTGCGGCCCCTGCCGATCCTCACCGACCGGGTGATCGTCGACGGCCTGTACCTGCCGGTGGAGGCGGACAGGCTGGTGGGTGGAGACGTCTACGAGGTGGTGGCATCGCCGTACGGCACGCGGCTGCTCTTCGGCGATGTCCAGGGCAAGGGACTGCCCGCGATCGGAACCGCCTTCGCGGTCCTCAGCGCTTTCCGCGAGGCCGCTATGCGTGAGCCGACCCTCACCGCGCTCGTCGACAACCTGGAACAAGCTGTCGTCCGGCACAACGCCTTTGCCCAGCAGGCCGGCGAACCCGAGCGATTCGTCACCGCTCTCGTCCTGGGCATCGACACCTCGGCCGAGACGCAGGCCGTCAACTGCGGCCATCTTCCGCCCTACCTGTTGAAAGCCGCCCCGGTCGCCCCCGTTCCACTCGGCGACCCGGGCGTTCCGCTGGGTGTTGCCGACCTCTCTGCCGAACCCAGGACCGTCGCATGGTTCCCCTTCCCTCCGGGTGCCACCCTCATCAGCTGCAGCGATGGTGTCACCGAGGCCCGCGACGCCACCGGCGCCTTCCATCCCCTCGCAGAGCGCCTGGGGGGCCTGGGCGAACATCTCCCCCTGGGAAGTCGCCGATCACCTGAGCGAAGACCTCAGCCGCCACACCGCCGGAGAACACCGGGACGACATCACCGCGCTCGTGGTCCGCAGGACGGACTGAACGACCGCTCACCACAAGCACCCGACACTCGGCTTGGAGGCACCCACTATGACGAACGCCGCCCCTCCCGCACCTGTCGTGGTCGGCACCGACGGCTCTCCCGCCTCCGGGCCGGCCCTGCGCTTCGCCCTTCAGGAGGCCCAACTGCGCCAGACCGGTCTCCGCGCCGTCTGCGCCTACGACTTCACCAGCAGGTACAGCGCACTCCTGTGGCCTGA
- a CDS encoding universal stress protein produces MRFALQEAQLRQTGLRAVCAYDFTSRYSALLWPDAAGFHDLDTQLRDTTWEAVNKALDEARKQVGGASVEIEIRAEKGRPSQVLLDASEDACIVVVGSRGSGAWGRLTLGSTSTEVVHNAQLPVVVVPGGQPGAPS; encoded by the coding sequence CTGCGCTTCGCCCTTCAGGAGGCCCAACTGCGCCAGACCGGTCTCCGCGCCGTCTGCGCCTACGACTTCACCAGCAGGTACAGCGCACTCCTGTGGCCTGATGCCGCCGGTTTCCATGATCTGGACACACAGCTGCGCGACACCACGTGGGAGGCGGTCAACAAGGCGCTGGACGAGGCTCGGAAGCAGGTCGGCGGCGCGTCGGTGGAGATCGAGATCAGAGCGGAGAAGGGCCGTCCGTCGCAGGTCCTGCTGGACGCGAGCGAAGACGCCTGCATCGTGGTGGTCGGCAGCCGCGGCTCCGGTGCGTGGGGGCGCCTGACCCTGGGCTCCACCAGCACCGAGGTCGTGCACAACGCCCAGCTCCCGGTTGTCGTCGTGCCCGGCGGGCAGCCCGGCGCCCCGTCGTGA
- the gap gene encoding type I glyceraldehyde-3-phosphate dehydrogenase, with amino-acid sequence MPKIAINGLGRIGRAAFKILHDLDGVEVAAVNDLVTAENLAYLLTHDTVYGRYGKSVTATGDALVVDGRTVPLYSRRDPAELPWRELGIDLVLECTGAFRREEELARHLSAGARFVILSAPARTDTIGTVVHGVNTSPAGQQIVSCASCTTNCITPVMEVMDRRIGVERAVMTTIHAYTSTQQLIDGPSKDFRRGRAGAANMLPASTGAALATTKALPELADRFDGVAVRIPIPVGSIADIVLVTARPTSTEEVNDLFRAEATTDRYRGILGVSDEPIVSSDIIGDSRASIIDAAMTRVVDGTLVKIMSWYDNEWGFTQQMVREALSVVGVTRPR; translated from the coding sequence ATGCCGAAGATCGCGATCAATGGGCTCGGACGCATCGGACGGGCCGCGTTCAAGATTCTCCACGACCTCGACGGGGTTGAGGTAGCTGCGGTCAACGACCTGGTGACCGCCGAGAATCTGGCCTACTTGCTCACCCACGACACGGTCTACGGGCGCTACGGGAAGTCCGTCACCGCTACCGGTGACGCGCTGGTCGTCGACGGACGCACCGTTCCGCTGTACAGCCGCCGCGATCCGGCCGAGCTGCCGTGGCGCGAGCTGGGAATCGACCTCGTCCTGGAATGCACGGGTGCCTTCCGGCGCGAGGAGGAACTGGCCCGGCACCTGTCCGCGGGCGCACGGTTCGTGATCCTCTCAGCGCCCGCCCGCACCGACACGATCGGCACCGTGGTCCACGGCGTGAACACCTCCCCGGCCGGGCAGCAGATCGTCTCCTGCGCGAGCTGCACGACCAACTGCATCACCCCGGTGATGGAGGTGATGGACCGCAGAATCGGCGTGGAGCGGGCCGTGATGACCACGATCCACGCCTACACCTCCACCCAGCAGCTCATTGATGGGCCCAGCAAGGACTTCCGGCGCGGCCGGGCCGGGGCCGCCAACATGCTTCCCGCCTCCACCGGCGCCGCCCTCGCGACCACCAAGGCACTCCCGGAGTTGGCCGACCGCTTCGACGGCGTCGCCGTCCGCATCCCGATCCCCGTCGGATCGATCGCCGACATCGTGCTCGTCACCGCCCGCCCGACGTCCACCGAGGAAGTGAACGACCTCTTCCGTGCGGAGGCCACCACCGACCGGTACCGCGGCATCCTCGGCGTGTCGGACGAGCCGATCGTCTCCAGCGACATCATCGGCGACTCCCGAGCCTCGATCATCGACGCGGCGATGACCCGGGTCGTGGACGGCACCCTGGTCAAAATCATGAGCTGGTACGACAACGAGTGGGGCTTCACTCAACAGATGGTCCGCGAGGCGCTCTCCGTCGTCGGGGTCACACGCCCGCGGTGA
- a CDS encoding PP2C family protein-serine/threonine phosphatase, translating to MCGRSVEGALATTAVQAVIDTRQQRIAYSSAGHRPPVLLHPDGTCDLLDQATDPPRSALAPEHVSRPQADLPYSPSDNLVLYTDRLIERRDQDIDVGLRQLTDALAGHARLSPDRLADALLTRLGVAGGARDDIALIVVRL from the coding sequence CTGTGCGGCCGCTCGGTCGAAGGCGCGCTGGCCACCACCGCCGTCCAAGCCGTCATCGACACCCGCCAACAGCGGATCGCCTACAGCAGCGCCGGCCACCGCCCACCCGTCCTGCTGCACCCCGACGGCACCTGCGACCTGCTCGACCAGGCCACCGACCCCCCCCGCTCGGCGCTCGCCCCCGAACACGTCTCCCGCCCCCAGGCCGACCTGCCCTACAGCCCCAGCGACAACCTCGTGCTCTATACCGACCGGCTTATCGAACGCCGCGACCAGGACATCGACGTCGGCCTGCGCCAGCTCACCGACGCCCTCGCCGGCCACGCCCGCCTGAGCCCCGACCGCCTTGCCGACGCCCTGCTGACCCGCCTGGGTGTCGCCGGCGGCGCCCGCGACGACATCGCCCTGATCGTCGTCCGCCTCTGA
- a CDS encoding FAD-dependent oxidoreductase: MATNAAFVIVGASLAGAKAAQTLREENFDGPVVLLGEESEHPYERPPLSKGYLLGKDERDTVYVHPAQWYPEHDVDLRLGATVTAIDPAGHEVTLADGSRIGYEKLLLTTGSSPRRLTVPGADLEAVHYLRRLADSDRIKESFASATRIVVIGAGWIGLETAAAARAAGVEVTVLEMAELPLLRVLGREVSQIFADLHTEHGVDLRFGVQVAEITGADGRANGVMLADGSRIDADAVIVGVGITPNTQLADAAGLEVDNGIRVDAHLRTSHPDIYAAGDVANAFHPLLGKHIRVEHWANAVNQPQVAAKAMLGQDVAYDRVPYFFTDQYDLGMEYTGYVEPGGYDKVVFRGRTDTREFIAFWLAEGRVLAGMNVNVWDVTDPIRDLVTSRRPVDAKRLADSDVPLAHFLGRPDTTA; this comes from the coding sequence ATGGCCACGAACGCGGCATTCGTGATCGTAGGAGCGAGCCTGGCTGGCGCGAAGGCAGCACAGACCCTCCGGGAGGAGAACTTCGACGGCCCCGTAGTGCTGCTCGGAGAGGAAAGCGAGCACCCGTACGAACGCCCGCCACTGTCGAAGGGGTATCTGCTCGGCAAGGACGAACGTGACACCGTCTATGTCCATCCTGCCCAGTGGTACCCCGAGCACGACGTCGACCTGCGCCTGGGAGCCACGGTCACCGCGATCGACCCCGCCGGACACGAGGTGACACTCGCAGACGGCAGCCGCATCGGCTACGAGAAGCTGCTCCTGACCACCGGCTCCTCGCCGCGCCGCCTGACCGTGCCCGGAGCCGATCTCGAGGCAGTCCACTACCTGCGCCGGCTCGCCGACAGCGACCGCATCAAAGAATCCTTCGCGTCCGCAACCCGCATCGTCGTGATCGGCGCCGGCTGGATCGGACTGGAGACCGCCGCCGCCGCCCGCGCGGCCGGCGTAGAGGTCACCGTGCTGGAGATGGCGGAGCTGCCGCTGCTGCGCGTGCTGGGCCGTGAGGTCTCCCAGATCTTCGCCGACCTGCACACCGAACACGGGGTCGACCTGCGCTTCGGCGTACAGGTCGCCGAGATCACCGGCGCAGACGGCCGGGCGAATGGTGTGATGCTGGCCGACGGCAGCCGCATCGATGCCGACGCGGTCATCGTCGGAGTCGGCATCACCCCCAACACCCAGCTCGCCGACGCCGCCGGCCTGGAGGTCGACAACGGCATCCGCGTCGACGCCCACCTGAGGACCTCGCACCCGGACATCTACGCCGCCGGCGACGTCGCCAACGCCTTTCATCCGTTGCTCGGGAAACATATCCGTGTCGAGCACTGGGCCAACGCCGTCAATCAGCCGCAAGTCGCAGCCAAGGCGATGCTCGGCCAGGACGTGGCCTACGACCGCGTTCCGTACTTCTTCACCGACCAGTACGACCTGGGCATGGAGTACACCGGCTACGTCGAACCCGGCGGCTACGACAAGGTCGTCTTCCGCGGCCGAACGGACACCCGCGAGTTCATCGCCTTCTGGCTCGCCGAGGGGCGGGTGCTGGCCGGGATGAACGTCAACGTCTGGGACGTCACCGACCCGATCCGCGACCTCGTGACCTCCCGGCGCCCGGTCGACGCGAAGAGGCTCGCCGACTCCGACGTTCCCCTGGCACACTTTCTCGGACGCCCAGACACGACCGCATGA
- the tal gene encoding transaldolase, producing the protein MSGNLDRLAAEGVAVWLDDLSRERLAGGGLADLVRDQRVVGITSNPTIFAKAIRSGARYDAQVGDLARRGVGVEEAGRALTAFDVRWACDVLRPVYEASDGVDGRVSLEVDPRVAHDTAATIAEARALWWLVDRPNMFVKIPATQPGLEAISTALGEGISINVTLIFSLDRYDQVLRAFLEGMTQARAAGRDLASIASVASFFVSRVDTEVDSRLDKIGTPEALALRGRAAIANARLAYQHFEQATASQQWQTLAAAGMRPQRPLWASTGVKDPAYADTRYVDELVAPGVVNTMPEQTLRAVADHGRIQGDTIHGTYAASQQSLDDLEAVGVSYDDVVRVLESEGIAKFTASGNELLEQLETELHAKRPAA; encoded by the coding sequence ATGAGTGGCAACCTCGACCGGCTGGCCGCCGAAGGTGTGGCGGTCTGGCTCGATGATCTGAGCCGGGAGCGGCTGGCCGGTGGCGGGCTGGCCGACCTGGTGCGTGACCAGCGGGTGGTGGGGATCACCAGCAATCCGACGATCTTCGCCAAGGCGATCCGCTCGGGTGCCCGCTATGACGCACAGGTCGGTGACCTGGCCCGCCGCGGGGTGGGGGTCGAGGAAGCGGGCAGGGCGCTGACCGCGTTCGACGTGCGCTGGGCCTGCGACGTCCTGCGACCGGTGTACGAGGCCAGCGACGGAGTGGACGGCCGGGTGTCGCTCGAGGTGGACCCGCGCGTCGCGCACGACACGGCGGCGACGATCGCCGAGGCGAGGGCCCTGTGGTGGCTGGTGGACCGGCCGAACATGTTCGTGAAGATCCCCGCCACCCAGCCCGGCCTGGAGGCGATCAGCACCGCGCTCGGCGAAGGCATCAGCATCAACGTGACGCTGATCTTCTCCCTCGACCGCTACGACCAGGTGCTCCGCGCCTTCCTTGAGGGCATGACCCAAGCACGCGCGGCAGGGCGTGACCTGGCGTCCATCGCATCCGTGGCGTCCTTCTTCGTCAGCCGCGTGGACACCGAGGTCGACTCCCGGCTGGACAAGATCGGCACCCCGGAGGCACTAGCGCTGCGCGGGCGGGCAGCGATCGCCAACGCGCGCCTGGCCTACCAGCACTTCGAGCAGGCCACCGCATCCCAGCAGTGGCAGACGCTGGCCGCGGCCGGGATGCGCCCCCAGCGCCCGCTGTGGGCCTCCACCGGGGTGAAGGACCCCGCCTACGCCGACACCCGCTACGTCGACGAGCTGGTGGCGCCCGGGGTGGTCAACACCATGCCGGAGCAGACCCTGCGCGCGGTCGCCGACCACGGCCGCATCCAGGGCGACACCATCCACGGCACCTATGCGGCATCCCAGCAGTCCCTGGACGACCTCGAGGCTGTCGGAGTTTCCTACGACGACGTGGTACGGGTGCTGGAGAGCGAGGGCATCGCCAAGTTCACCGCCTCCGGCAACGAGCTGCTCGAGCAGCTGGAGACCGAACTGCACGCCAAGCGCCCGGCCGCCTGA
- a CDS encoding carbonic anhydrase, with product MSVTEQYLANNRAYASRFTGPLPMEPSQQVAVVACMDARLNIYALLGLKDGEASVIRNAGGVITDDVVRSLAVSQQLLGTNEIILIHHTDCRMLTYPGYTLKEPIRSETGLRPLWPEESFHDVEVDVRRSISRIKASPYLPHRESVRGFVLDVATGQLEEVT from the coding sequence ATGTCGGTCACCGAGCAGTACCTCGCGAACAATCGGGCCTATGCCTCTCGCTTCACCGGCCCCCTCCCGATGGAACCCTCCCAGCAAGTAGCCGTAGTGGCCTGCATGGATGCGCGGCTGAACATCTACGCCCTCCTCGGCCTGAAAGATGGCGAGGCCAGCGTGATTCGCAACGCAGGGGGAGTGATCACGGACGACGTCGTCCGATCGCTGGCGGTGAGCCAGCAATTGCTGGGAACGAACGAGATCATCCTCATCCATCACACCGACTGCCGAATGCTGACCTACCCCGGCTACACGCTCAAGGAGCCGATCCGCAGCGAGACGGGTCTCCGGCCCCTGTGGCCGGAGGAATCCTTCCATGACGTGGAGGTCGACGTACGTCGGTCCATCAGCCGCATCAAGGCGAGTCCCTACCTTCCTCACCGCGAATCCGTACGCGGGTTCGTCCTAGACGTCGCTACAGGACAGCTTGAAGAAGTGACATGA